The window CGCTCCGAGGTGGTTCGCGAGCCGTCCGAGACGCGCGAATTCAGCGTGGTCGAAAAGCCGTTGTCGCCATTCGAGCGGCTCTACAACCAGGCCTGGATCCGCAAGCTGATCATCCTGGCGGTGCTGGCGGGCATCTGGGAAATCTACGGCCGGGTGTTGAACAACCCGCTGCTGTTTCCGACCTTCAGCGCGACGCTCGAAGCGTTCTTCAAAAGCATTGCGAGCGGCGAATTGCCGGGCAAGGCATGGGCCTCGATCCATGTTCTGCTGATCGGCTACGCGGTCGGCATTGTGCTCGCGGCGTTGCTCACCGCGGCCGCCATTACGTCGCGCATCGGCACCGACTTTCTGGAGACGATGACCTCGATGCTCAACCCGCTGCCCGCCATCGGGCTCCTGCCGCTCGCGCTGATCTGGTTCGGTCTCGGCAACGGCAGCCTGATCTTCGTGCTGGTGCATTCGGTGACGTGGTCGGTCGCGCTCAACACGCACTCGGGATTTCTCTCGGTGAGCAATACGCTGAAGATGGTCGGACGCAATTACGGCTTGCGCGGCGGCCGCTACGTGCTGCAAATTCTCGTGCCCGCCGCCTTTCCCAGCATTCTCACCGGACTGAAAATCGGCTGGGCCTTCGCGTGGCGCACGCTGATCGCCGCTGAACTCGTGTTCGGCGTGAGTTCGGGTTCAGGGGGGCTCGGCTGGTTCAT is drawn from Burkholderia sp. 9120 and contains these coding sequences:
- a CDS encoding ABC transporter permease yields the protein MSDMLTRGGAAHRNAAPTVPRSEVVREPSETREFSVVEKPLSPFERLYNQAWIRKLIILAVLAGIWEIYGRVLNNPLLFPTFSATLEAFFKSIASGELPGKAWASIHVLLIGYAVGIVLAALLTAAAITSRIGTDFLETMTSMLNPLPAIGLLPLALIWFGLGNGSLIFVLVHSVTWSVALNTHSGFLSVSNTLKMVGRNYGLRGGRYVLQILVPAAFPSILTGLKIGWAFAWRTLIAAELVFGVSSGSGGLGWFIYENKNLLDIANVFAGLFTVILIGLAVENLIFRVLERHTVQRWGMQ